GAGACCCGAGCCCTTCCAGGTGGACAGCTGGACCTCAATCCAAGTGCCCATGATGAGCAAGACCAAGTACCCGGTCAAGCTGGGCATCGAGAGTGACCTCAACTGCAAGGTGAGCTGCAGTCCCGCTGAGATGGGAATGTGTTTTAATAAGGTGTGAATACATGGTACCCGGTGCTGCtggggtcacacacacacaggcagaggaaCCCGCCAGCCCGTGTTTGACAGCAGCACGGCGATGAAGATTGCAGCGCTGCTCTTTGTGCATGTCGTGTGCTGCTCCGTTGAGTTTCCTCTGCCTCCCTCCCCTCCAGATCACTCAGGTGCCGATGCAGGGTGATGTCAGCATGCTGCTCTTCCTTCCCAATGAGGTCAGTCAGAACCTGACCCTGATTGAGGAGAGCTTGACCGCCGAGTTCATCCACGACGTGGTCAGCGTGCTGCAGCCCGTGGACATGGACCTGTCCCTGCCAGCGCTCAGCCTGAGCTCTGAGAACAACCTGCTCCCCCAGCTCCTTGACATGGGTGAGTCCCTCTGCAACGCGGCACTGAGAACGCGTTTCAGCTTCAGTCTGCCTTTCACACCTATCCCATCCCTCTCCCTTCTTGCACCTCCTTTCTGCCTCTCTTTCTATCATTCTCTGTCTCACTTTTTGTCATTCTCTTGACAGGGCTGGCCCAGTTGGCGTCGCAGCCGGAGCTGGTGAAGATCTCTACCCTGCCTGGCAAGGTGAACACCGTGCATCACAAAGTGTCCCTGGAGGTGATGGAGGAGGGGGGTCAGGCCGCGAGAAGCAGCCCCTCTGGGAGGGGTCAGTCCTTGGATCTGTCCTTCCACGTGAACCGGCCCTTCATCTTCCTTGTGCGGGACGACACTTCAGGAGCCATCCTCTTCATCGGCAGGGTCATGGACCCCCGCAAACTCAAGCGCAACTGAGACcccgacacacaaacacaccgcGTGCACAGCAGCAGCTAGACAGTTTCACAGAAACACATTTACTGAGGCGCAACACAGAAAGGGACAGCTGCAACACGCTGACATTATTGCTTTTAGTAAACATACTGTATGAAGTTTCTAGTCTGCCCTTCTTCtcccacattatatatatatatatatattatgcacaAGTATTgctaaagggttttttttttttcctacatcgGGTACGTATTTTTCTCTCTAAAATACCCCTCCCCTTCTTCTCATGAAATGACTCCCAAGCCAACACAACTAAAACGCAGACTATTGATTATTTGGGctatcctgtttttattttttcctcaaattattattaaacaGTATTAAACCTGCTGGAAGTTCTTCTAAACTAAAATGAAACAAGGATTGGCTGCTGTGTTCTTGTTAACTGGCATTTTTGTAACAGAGTTCCTAATAAAGACGCAGGGTCCTTTGTtacaatgtgtctgtgtgtgtgcgtgtctcagtgtgtgcatgcgtgtcagtgtgtgtgtgtgtggttggctGGTTCCTTGCTTCCTACCATTGCATTGTAACCTAACCCCCTGCAACAATCTCTCTCTAGCGGATGTCAGTAATACCACGTTTTTTCGACGTGGCATTTTTTACTGAAGGATTCCTTGCATCCACTTGAAGCCACGTGCCGCAGGGTGACCAGCTGCACTTCGCTTCCCACTTTCTGGCAGTCCTTGTGACATTTCTGGAACCCTGAAAAAGCCACTTACAAAAATCATTCTCCCTTTCAATGGTGAACACATTACTGGCTCAGTCACAAGGAATAAGAAAGGAAACACAGATCTTCCTCCAATGCTTTTGAAATAGGGATGAATGCGATATCTGCATGTGGTGCTGTTAGTTCACAGTGCAGTCCAGATTTTCTTCAGTCAACACAAGGCCTTCTTTAAAGACTGTAGTGTCTGCCCAGTTTCCCACCGTGTGCCTCTTCCTGGTGGTGCTGGCAGGAAGTCCCCTGGTTTGGTCAGGCGGTGCGCTGAGATTGCAGTACCCCCCGGAGACACAGCTCCATCTCCTGAAGTTCCTGTACCAGCTCGAACCCAGGGCCGCAGTGGAGGGTCAGGATCCGCTGAGCTTCAGGGATTACAGACAGAGCCTGGGGGACCGAACGcctagagagagaggggaagaggatGAGTGGGAatatgggggagagagagagagagaggagagtcagAAGGGGAGAATGACTGTTGAGTGCTTGGGTTagctggagagaaaaaaaacctttacCAGATTTACAAGGGGTTGTTCTTACCCGTTGAAGTGCAGCTGGGCCAGTTTGAAGAGCTGGTGCCCCAGTTCAACACTGTCATCCCCATACTGGGAGCGAACCACCTCCACACTGTGGCTCAACTGGGCTGCAGCCTGCTCCCACTGCCCTGGAACACGCACACAGAGAAGGGATGCTACATGTTTCTAGAATTCATTCATGCATATTCAGTAAGGTTTCTAAATGTAGCAAGGCTACCTCTGTTTGTGTATAACGCGTTTCACGATCACGTctggaattaaataaataaaactaagtaCCCATTCCTCACCCATGACAGCGTAGGCACGTGCCAGAGAGTCAGCGATCTCACCCTGCACTGGGTGCGTCTGGGACAGGAAGCCTTTCACTCGCCCCTCGCACGCCCGCAACCCCTTCACTGCTCggtctgagagacagagagagagagagagaaagagagatatcaagccaacacacacacacagcgtgaTTTGAACAGAGATAAAACAAtgagtgtcacacacacacacacacacacaaagtcacAGTTCTTACCCGGCCGGTCTCTCTCAATCAGCTCCACAGCTTTTTGGATCTCTTCCTGGATTCCCAGCAGTTTTCGGGAGAGCTCTAGTCGGGACAGGGCGAGCCCACAGGACCCCAGGGAGCAGCAGTATTGCTCCTGGCTCCCCTGTACGGACTGACACAACAAAGCACCACACGCGTCACAGCACTGACCCACCCCTGCTGGCACAGCACAGTATTACCAACAGCGCACAACATCACATGTGATTAACAGGGTTCTGCATCTCACCCCGCGAGAGGTCATTAAAtcacattcaaatacaaaatggaattgaaaaaaaaaaaactgttcaaataATAGAAGTGAACGTGATACCTGCACAGGTGACCCACAACGAGTGCAGCGGACCCCGTCCAGCTCTGCCGGCTGACCTTTGCCCCCTGACCCCTGCTCCTCATAGCAGGCAGCACACTGACACAGGAAGAAGTACTGCTCCTCTAGGAGGCGCTGTCTCTCACACACAGGCATTCGGCTTCGATGTGGCcctgcagagacagagagacagggttaGAGGCTCACACTAGCCAtgcagaaaaagagagagagagagacagagaggctcacactagccctgcagagagagagacagagagacagggttaGAAGCTCAcgctagccctgcacccagtcctggagtCAGCTACCCTCAATGAAGtaaattgtttaaaatgacaGGAGGCAGTTTTGAGCTATCAGAACCCTGCTAATGAAACAGTtcctcccttatagctgcatgaatATCTCCTAGTAGTAAACATACAGACTCAGATGAGATGCATTCATGCTGTGAGTTTgagccactccaggttttacattcTGCGAGTctaatgagactcctattgcagagcattGCTTTATTAACCAGCATCCGTCTTCACAATGACGCTGCAACTCAACTGTGCGGAAGTGAGGTAAAGGAAGCAGCGGTTACCGTAGCAGTGCAGCAGCTCCTGGCCGGCTCCGATTGGCTGGGAAGCTCGGACAGTGACGGTGTTTGCCCTGAAGGTGGCGCTGGTGTTGGGGGAGCAGGAGTGGTTCAGTAAGCTCAGAGTGGGGAATATAGCCGTCGCAATTCGAACCTGTGCACTGGACTCCACTGTGCTTCGACTCTGGCCTGAGAACAGAGGAGGAAGGGGGTGAGGTCAGTCCTGTCAAACACCTTTGTAACCAAAACATAGTGACTGCCTCACAGACCGCATCCAGCGAAGCCCGTCTTCACTGTCTGACTCTCACAGcaaaaaatactgaaaacaatGATTTAGTGAAGGTCGATTACACAGTAAAATCCAATTTACTGTCAATATGGACTAACTGTGAATGAACCAAATTCATGAATTCTCAAAGCGTTAATATATCGAGGAAGCCCTGATCCTGTTCACAGTGTGATTGGAAATTGGGATTTGCTCttactgtacatgtattattaATGAATTGCCAGGGGTTTTACTGCCTTCTAGTGGTGTCACTGGAAACAAAAAGACCTGGATGTctgaatgtattaaaataaagttGTGCACGCATCTGAGCGCAGTAACATGGTAGCGTTTGACCCACCTGAGTCTCTTACTGCTGTCACAGCCTGAGCGTTACACCTCAGCTGCAGCATGTGTCTTAGCACCGCTGTTCCCAGCATGCTCAACTCTGGGGACGGATCTCTGCGTTCCTCTTTCTCCGACTGGCCCACGCTTCCTGAATTCTCACCCCTGTCCTCATCCGATTGGCTGATGTTCTGCTGTTCCCGTGATAGGGCACTGCTCTCATCCGCTGCCCCCTTCTCCTCTGACTGGCTAAAGCTCTTGGCTCCGCCCCAGGTGTCCGGCAGTGGCCCCTCCTCCTGCAGCCGCTGGCACAGCGTCGCTATGGTAACCCCGCACAGGAAGCGCAGTGCTGGGCTGTGCCTCTGGGAGTGAGGTAGCAGGTGATGCACTGA
The DNA window shown above is from Acipenser ruthenus chromosome 24, fAciRut3.2 maternal haplotype, whole genome shotgun sequence and carries:
- the LOC117430291 gene encoding SET and MYND domain-containing protein 4-like isoform X2; this translates as MVAFQKGLFLEPQGREDAEFLMRLSQRRPIHKDPTAARSYRQQGNACFRERRYTQAALLYSQGLCQADPGSEERALCYANRSATLLHLKHYQECLKDITRALSCGYPKNLHPKLLGRRAECLSRLEGGGGEAGTPCPSDTPGGLTHKGTTEIQGLREKQSLVLLPSASPAVALQFDPSRGRHLVAVSGIAAGEAVLEEEAFACVLIPGTGAKVRLEKPNQEAGTEDWHCHRCLSKVVAPVPCQGCCYARYCGEGCQEQAWEGYHKAECPLGGELLALGVLAQLALRVALVAGLEEVLGAREQMNGRATGLRAALVGSAGRLSCSGGIPEEAGKLKGMDPLGNVGEGSQGAGASKENGDSLQEKGLLEIDKTLQSNDAPVETGAPARADPQQGGLDPGRGVAAPLVLPGCDSAGRYLGSSYRSVHHLLPHSQRHSPALRFLCGVTIATLCQRLQEEGPLPDTWGGAKSFSQSEEKGAADESSALSREQQNISQSDEDRGENSGSVGQSEKEERRDPSPELSMLGTAVLRHMLQLRCNAQAVTAVRDSGQSRSTVESSAQVRIATAIFPTLSLLNHSCSPNTSATFRANTVTVRASQPIGAGQELLHCYGPHRSRMPVCERQRLLEEQYFFLCQCAACYEEQGSGGKGQPAELDGVRCTRCGSPVQSVQGSQEQYCCSLGSCGLALSRLELSRKLLGIQEEIQKAVELIERDRPDRAVKGLRACEGRVKGFLSQTHPVQGEIADSLARAYAVMGQWEQAAAQLSHSVEVVRSQYGDDSVELGHQLFKLAQLHFNGRSVPQALSVIPEAQRILTLHCGPGFELVQELQEMELCLRGVLQSQRTA
- the LOC117430291 gene encoding SET and MYND domain-containing protein 4-like isoform X3 — its product is MEEFILGSKTGVYVILRTERCFQLLLFNTEGLCQADPGSEERALCYANRSATLLHLKHYQECLKDITRALSCGYPKNLHPKLLGRRAECLSRLEGGGGEAGTPCPSDTPGGLTHKGTTEIQGLREKQSLVLLPSASPAVALQFDPSRGRHLVAVSGIAAGEAVLEEEAFACVLIPGTGAKVRLEKPNQEAGTEDWHCHRCLSKVVAPVPCQGCCYARYCGEGCQEQAWEGYHKAECPLGGELLALGVLAQLALRVALVAGLEEVLGAREQMNGRATGLRAALVGSAGRLSCSGGIPEEAGKLKGMDPLGNVGEGSQGAGASKENGDSLQEKGLLEIDKTLQSNDAPVETGAPARADPQQGGLDPGRGVAAPLVLPGCDSAGRYLGSSYRSVHHLLPHSQRHSPALRFLCGVTIATLCQRLQEEGPLPDTWGGAKSFSQSEEKGAADESSALSREQQNISQSDEDRGENSGSVGQSEKEERRDPSPELSMLGTAVLRHMLQLRCNAQAVTAVRDSGQSRSTVESSAQVRIATAIFPTLSLLNHSCSPNTSATFRANTVTVRASQPIGAGQELLHCYGPHRSRMPVCERQRLLEEQYFFLCQCAACYEEQGSGGKGQPAELDGVRCTRCGSPVQSVQGSQEQYCCSLGSCGLALSRLELSRKLLGIQEEIQKAVELIERDRPDRAVKGLRACEGRVKGFLSQTHPVQGEIADSLARAYAVMGQWEQAAAQLSHSVEVVRSQYGDDSVELGHQLFKLAQLHFNGRSVPQALSVIPEAQRILTLHCGPGFELVQELQEMELCLRGVLQSQRTA